A stretch of the Myxococcus guangdongensis genome encodes the following:
- a CDS encoding ATP-binding protein codes for MTPPVAHEPASRARINLEWLLRLRWGLLLGQALVIALAAYGLELALPVPVLAGLLGLEAATNLAVRAWLGRARVSEATIGKLMLWDTLVLTGLLALSGGTHNPFTMLYLVNVVLGTVLLPARWMWGLLGFTLAAFGSLFVLQDVELVPGLARPDHAALMRLHLNGMWVAFAVAAGFIAYFVQRVTRALEEREQELAQARVQHARREKVASLATLAAGAAHELSTPLSTIAVVSKEVERALASAGTSEAVREDLRLIRQQVDRCRDVLVQMSADAGQTTGEAFHPMPLGRLVEDSLAELSGVERVKVELPTELSGRWVQGPPRALARVVRGLVKNALQASPPSKAVELRVVEGKGGARLEVRDGGAGMPADVLARAGEPFFTTKAPGEGMGLGLFLARTLAEQLGGSLELRSTPGQGTVASLALPLGAPAVTEVAS; via the coding sequence ATGACGCCTCCTGTCGCCCACGAGCCCGCCTCTCGCGCCCGCATCAACCTGGAGTGGCTGTTGCGGCTGCGCTGGGGCCTCCTGCTCGGGCAGGCGCTGGTCATCGCGCTGGCGGCGTATGGGTTGGAGCTGGCGTTGCCGGTGCCGGTGCTGGCGGGGCTGTTGGGGTTGGAGGCCGCGACGAACCTGGCGGTGCGCGCGTGGCTCGGCCGGGCGAGGGTGAGTGAAGCGACCATCGGCAAGTTGATGCTGTGGGACACGCTGGTGCTCACGGGCCTGCTGGCGCTCAGCGGAGGGACGCACAACCCCTTCACGATGCTGTACCTGGTGAACGTGGTGCTGGGCACGGTGCTGCTGCCGGCGCGGTGGATGTGGGGCCTGTTGGGCTTCACGCTCGCGGCGTTCGGCTCGCTGTTCGTGTTGCAGGACGTGGAGCTGGTGCCGGGGCTGGCGCGGCCGGACCACGCGGCGCTGATGCGGCTGCACCTGAACGGCATGTGGGTGGCGTTCGCGGTGGCGGCGGGCTTCATCGCGTACTTCGTGCAGCGGGTGACGCGGGCGCTGGAGGAGCGCGAGCAGGAGCTGGCGCAGGCGCGTGTGCAGCATGCGCGTCGCGAGAAGGTGGCGTCGTTGGCGACGCTGGCGGCGGGCGCGGCGCATGAGCTGTCGACGCCGTTGTCGACCATCGCGGTGGTGTCGAAGGAAGTGGAGCGCGCGCTGGCATCGGCGGGGACGTCCGAGGCGGTGCGTGAGGACTTGAGGCTCATCCGGCAGCAGGTGGACCGCTGCCGCGACGTGCTGGTGCAGATGTCCGCGGACGCGGGACAGACGACGGGGGAGGCCTTCCATCCGATGCCACTGGGCAGGTTGGTGGAGGACTCGCTGGCGGAGCTGTCGGGCGTGGAGCGGGTGAAGGTGGAGCTGCCGACGGAGCTGAGCGGACGGTGGGTGCAGGGGCCGCCGCGCGCGCTGGCGCGGGTGGTTCGCGGGTTGGTGAAGAACGCGCTGCAGGCGTCGCCTCCGTCGAAGGCGGTGGAGCTGCGGGTGGTGGAGGGCAAGGGCGGCGCGAGGCTGGAGGTGCGCGATGGCGGCGCGGGGATGCCCGCGGACGTGCTCGCGCGCGCGGGTGAGCCGTTCTTCACCACGAAGGCACCGGGCGAGGGCATGGGCCTGGGGTTGTTCCTGGCGCGCACGCTGGCGGAGCAGCTCGGCGGTTCGCTGGAGCTGCGCTCCACGCCTGGACAGGGCACGGTGGCGAGCCTGGCGCTTCCGCTCGGCGCGCCCGCGGTCACGGAGGTGGCGTCATGA